From one Prochlorococcus marinus XMU1404 genomic stretch:
- the purS gene encoding phosphoribosylformylglycinamidine synthase subunit PurS gives MDQFAVKVFVRLRPSVLDPAGEATKSASIKLGAEGIKSLRIGKMIEVKIEGNGENEVREKIDLLCDRLFANTVIEDYEYSLEKL, from the coding sequence TTGGACCAATTTGCTGTAAAAGTTTTTGTAAGACTAAGACCTTCAGTTTTAGATCCAGCAGGGGAAGCTACCAAATCTGCCTCTATAAAACTTGGAGCCGAGGGAATAAAATCATTACGTATAGGAAAAATGATTGAAGTAAAAATAGAAGGTAATGGTGAAAACGAAGTAAGAGAAAAAATTGATTTATTGTGTGATAGGTTATTCGCAAATACTGTTATTGAAGACTATGAATATTCACTAGAAAAATTATAA
- the fba gene encoding class II fructose-bisphosphate aldolase (catalyzes the reversible aldol condensation of dihydroxyacetonephosphate and glyceraldehyde 3-phosphate in the Calvin cycle, glycolysis, and/or gluconeogenesis) produces the protein MALVPLRLLLDHAAENGYGIPAFNVNNLEQVQAIMEAAYETDSPVILQASRGARNYAGEIFLRHLILAATETYPNIPVVMHQDHGNEPSTCYSAAINGFTSVMMDGSLEADAKTPASYEYNVAVTKKVVDFAHSVGVSVEGELGCLGSLETGKGEAEDGHGFEGELSTDMLLTDPEEAADFVAKTKVDALAIAIGTSHGAYKFTRKPTGEVLAISRIAEIHKALPNTHLVMHGSSSVPQEWLDIINKYGGEIPQTYGVPVEEIQEGIRNGVRKVNIDTDNRLAFTAAVREAAFADKANFDPRHFNKPARKYMKQVCLDRYKQFWCEGQASKIKQNSTNYFADLYAKGDLDPKVKATV, from the coding sequence ATGGCCCTTGTTCCCTTAAGACTACTTTTAGATCACGCTGCTGAAAATGGTTATGGTATCCCAGCGTTTAACGTAAATAACCTTGAACAAGTTCAAGCAATTATGGAGGCTGCTTATGAAACAGATAGTCCTGTAATTCTACAAGCTTCAAGAGGCGCTAGAAATTATGCTGGAGAAATATTTCTTCGTCATCTGATTCTTGCAGCAACTGAAACTTATCCTAATATTCCAGTTGTGATGCACCAAGACCATGGTAACGAGCCATCAACATGTTATTCAGCAGCAATTAATGGTTTCACGTCTGTAATGATGGATGGTTCTCTAGAGGCAGATGCAAAAACACCAGCGAGTTACGAATACAATGTTGCGGTAACTAAAAAAGTTGTAGATTTTGCTCATTCAGTTGGAGTTAGTGTTGAAGGTGAATTAGGTTGCTTAGGTTCATTAGAGACAGGAAAAGGTGAGGCAGAAGATGGCCATGGATTTGAAGGTGAACTTTCTACAGATATGCTTTTGACTGATCCTGAAGAAGCGGCAGATTTTGTTGCTAAAACAAAAGTTGATGCATTAGCAATTGCTATAGGTACAAGTCATGGTGCATATAAGTTCACAAGGAAGCCTACAGGAGAAGTTCTTGCAATAAGCAGAATTGCTGAAATCCATAAAGCACTTCCAAATACACATCTTGTAATGCATGGATCTAGTTCAGTGCCTCAAGAATGGTTGGATATCATTAACAAATATGGTGGTGAAATTCCTCAAACATATGGTGTTCCTGTTGAAGAGATTCAAGAGGGAATAAGAAATGGAGTTAGGAAAGTCAACATTGATACCGATAACAGACTTGCCTTCACTGCCGCGGTAAGAGAGGCAGCATTTGCTGACAAGGCAAACTTTGACCCAAGACATTTCAACAAACCTGCTAGAAAATACATGAAGCAAGTTTGTCTTGACAGATACAAGCAATTCTGGTGCGAAGGTCAAGCGAGTAAGATCAAGCAAAACAGCACCAATTACTTTGCTGATCTTTACGCTAAAGGTGATTTAGATCCCAAAGTAAAAGCTACTGTTTAA
- the purQ gene encoding phosphoribosylformylglycinamidine synthase subunit PurQ, translating to MDNFTVGVIVFPGSNCDRDVSWALEGCLDMRTKYLWHESSDLSDVDAIVLPGGFSYGDYLRCGAIARFSPLINALDEFVKTGKRVLGICNGFQILTESGFLPGALTANKNLNFICDDVELDIVSSKGGWFNNGGEKQTIKLPIAHGEGRYHCDSDTLKKLADNELIALRYKNNPNGSLFDIAGITNEKGNVLGLMPHPERACDDTIGGTDGLFTLKSLILK from the coding sequence ATGGATAATTTTACTGTAGGAGTTATTGTCTTCCCTGGTTCTAATTGTGATCGTGATGTTTCATGGGCACTGGAAGGTTGTTTAGACATGAGAACGAAATACTTGTGGCATGAGTCTTCAGATTTAAGCGATGTAGATGCAATAGTTTTACCTGGAGGATTTAGCTATGGTGATTATTTAAGATGCGGTGCAATTGCTAGATTCTCTCCATTAATAAATGCCTTGGATGAGTTTGTTAAAACCGGAAAAAGAGTTTTAGGAATATGTAATGGGTTTCAAATCTTAACAGAATCAGGCTTTTTGCCTGGTGCCCTTACTGCAAATAAAAACCTTAATTTCATCTGTGATGATGTTGAACTTGATATTGTTTCTTCAAAAGGAGGTTGGTTTAATAATGGAGGTGAAAAACAAACTATTAAGTTGCCAATAGCGCATGGGGAAGGAAGATATCATTGTGATTCTGATACTTTAAAAAAACTTGCAGATAATGAATTGATCGCTTTGAGATATAAAAATAATCCTAATGGATCCTTATTTGATATCGCAGGCATAACTAATGAAAAGGGAAATGTTTTAGGTTTAATGCCTCATCCAGAACGTGCATGTGACGATACAATTGGTGGGACTGATGGTCTCTTTACATTAAAATCATTAATATTGAAATAA
- a CDS encoding class I fructose-bisphosphate aldolase, producing the protein MALNYYKNELKENAQLLASKGKGILAVDESTKTVGKRLAGIGVENTEENRKAYRGMLFTTEGLGKYISGAILFEETLYQNHQDGESMVKKLNDLGIIPGIKVDKGLIPLPGAGDVETFCSGLDGLVERAAKYYEQGARFAKWRAVLQITSDGCPSKLSIQENAWGLARYARSVQESGLVPIIEPEILMDGDHTIEKTAEVQQEVIKQVYIACQANGVFLEGTLLKPSMTVNGADCQTKADPMKVAEMTIRTMERCVPASVPGIVFLSGGLSEEAASVYLNNMNTLYRKALWNVSFSYGRALQHSCLKAWKGSDVEGGQKALIARAQANSEASTGSYVAGSQPSSDEQLFVAGYTY; encoded by the coding sequence ATGGCTTTAAATTATTACAAGAATGAGCTTAAAGAAAATGCTCAATTACTAGCTTCTAAAGGGAAAGGTATATTAGCCGTAGATGAATCCACTAAAACAGTTGGGAAAAGACTAGCTGGAATTGGTGTTGAGAATACTGAAGAGAACAGGAAGGCATATAGAGGTATGCTTTTTACTACAGAAGGCCTTGGTAAATACATAAGTGGAGCAATACTTTTTGAAGAAACTCTTTATCAGAATCACCAAGATGGTGAATCAATGGTTAAGAAATTAAATGATTTAGGTATCATTCCTGGAATAAAGGTTGATAAAGGTTTAATTCCACTTCCTGGAGCAGGAGATGTAGAAACTTTTTGCTCTGGTCTAGATGGATTAGTTGAAAGAGCAGCAAAATATTATGAACAAGGCGCAAGATTTGCAAAGTGGAGAGCAGTTCTCCAGATAACAAGTGATGGTTGTCCTTCAAAACTATCAATACAAGAGAACGCATGGGGACTCGCAAGGTATGCGAGATCAGTTCAAGAATCGGGCTTGGTACCAATTATTGAACCTGAAATCTTAATGGACGGCGATCATACTATCGAAAAAACTGCTGAAGTTCAACAAGAGGTTATTAAGCAGGTTTACATTGCTTGTCAAGCTAATGGAGTCTTTCTAGAGGGAACACTTTTAAAACCTTCTATGACAGTTAATGGAGCAGATTGTCAAACTAAGGCAGATCCTATGAAAGTTGCAGAGATGACTATAAGAACTATGGAAAGATGCGTTCCTGCATCTGTTCCTGGAATAGTTTTCTTATCAGGAGGATTAAGCGAAGAGGCTGCTTCTGTTTATTTAAATAATATGAATACTCTTTACAGAAAAGCTTTATGGAACGTTTCATTCTCATATGGAAGAGCATTACAGCACTCGTGCTTAAAGGCTTGGAAGGGAAGTGATGTAGAAGGTGGTCAAAAGGCCTTAATAGCAAGAGCTCAAGCAAACTCAGAGGCTTCAACAGGATCCTACGTAGCAGGTTCGCAACCTTCATCTGATGAGCAATTATTTGTTGCAGGCTACACTTACTAA
- a CDS encoding pentapeptide repeat-containing protein, with protein MIKSIVFPSLKNALITLLFVGILFFNSVNSAWAKRPPEIRNQQDLNLEPDMHGQDLSGNEYVKFDLNGFNFSESNLEGAVFNNSKLQNSKFTGANLRDALAYATDFTDADLSDVNFTNALLMESNFEGAKIDGADFTDAVLSRTQQKQLCAIANGTNTSTGESTEYSLGC; from the coding sequence ATGATTAAATCAATTGTTTTCCCCTCACTAAAGAATGCTTTAATTACTTTGTTATTCGTTGGAATTTTATTTTTTAATTCTGTAAATTCTGCATGGGCTAAAAGACCTCCAGAAATTAGAAACCAACAAGACCTTAATTTAGAGCCAGATATGCATGGTCAAGATTTAAGCGGTAACGAATACGTTAAGTTTGATTTGAATGGGTTTAATTTCAGTGAAAGTAATTTAGAAGGCGCGGTATTCAATAATAGTAAATTGCAAAACTCAAAGTTTACTGGAGCCAATTTAAGAGATGCACTAGCTTATGCAACAGACTTTACAGATGCAGATCTTTCGGATGTTAATTTTACAAATGCTTTATTAATGGAAAGTAATTTTGAAGGAGCAAAAATAGATGGTGCAGATTTTACTGATGCTGTTCTTAGTCGTACACAACAAAAACAATTATGTGCAATTGCTAATGGCACAAATACTTCTACAGGAGAGAGTACAGAATATAGCCTAGGTTGTTAA
- a CDS encoding Gfo/Idh/MocA family protein: MNTKNKKLKIAIAGLGFGKKVHLEALKESHYLTPVAIYHYEKAQKSLIEKETGLKFFHDWEDLVKSPEIDGIIIATPPESRFKLAKQALENNKNLLLEKPVSISSSQIEELHRISLIKNLSVCVDFEYRAVPLFLQTKKLIYENILGDIYLVKLDWLMGSRSDPKRTWNWYSLEEKGGGVIGALGTHAFDMLNWFFGESINVSGKLATSIKKRPSPNSSDLNDVTSEDVCLANIELSNYSSNLIPCQVSLSSISRNGRGFCLEIYGSEGSLILKSENQKDYVHGFNLKYSDKENKIQNLTADSSFNFKKTWTDGRIAPVMRIQNLWAESIFNKTPIIPGLSEGLASHKVCEAIRESSKSGLSIKI, from the coding sequence ATGAATACAAAAAATAAAAAATTAAAAATTGCCATTGCTGGACTTGGGTTTGGGAAGAAAGTTCATTTAGAGGCACTAAAAGAGTCTCATTATTTAACGCCTGTAGCTATATATCATTATGAGAAAGCACAAAAATCATTAATAGAAAAAGAAACGGGATTAAAGTTTTTTCATGATTGGGAAGACTTAGTTAAATCTCCAGAAATTGATGGGATTATTATTGCTACCCCTCCTGAATCAAGATTTAAATTAGCAAAACAAGCACTTGAGAATAATAAAAACTTGCTATTAGAAAAACCCGTTTCAATATCGTCCTCTCAGATTGAAGAGCTACATAGAATATCATTGATTAAGAACCTAAGCGTATGTGTTGATTTTGAATATAGAGCAGTACCCCTTTTCCTTCAGACAAAAAAACTTATTTATGAAAATATCTTAGGAGATATATATTTAGTCAAATTAGATTGGTTAATGGGCAGTAGATCCGACCCCAAAAGAACTTGGAATTGGTATTCTTTGGAAGAAAAAGGTGGAGGAGTTATTGGCGCCTTGGGTACTCATGCATTCGATATGTTGAATTGGTTTTTTGGAGAATCCATAAACGTATCTGGCAAGTTGGCAACCTCAATAAAAAAAAGACCATCACCTAATTCATCTGATTTAAATGATGTTACGAGCGAGGATGTTTGTCTAGCCAATATAGAATTATCAAACTACAGCTCGAATCTTATTCCATGTCAAGTATCGTTATCATCGATTTCTAGAAACGGTAGAGGATTTTGTTTAGAAATATATGGGAGCGAAGGTTCACTTATTCTTAAAAGCGAGAACCAAAAAGATTATGTGCATGGTTTTAATTTGAAATATTCAGATAAAGAAAATAAGATCCAAAATCTAACTGCAGATTCAAGTTTTAACTTTAAAAAAACATGGACTGATGGGAGGATAGCCCCAGTAATGAGAATTCAAAATTTATGGGCTGAAAGTATTTTTAATAAAACACCGATCATTCCAGGCTTGAGTGAGGGACTTGCAAGTCATAAAGTTTGTGAAGCTATAAGAGAATCATCGAAAAGTGGATTAAGTATCAAAATTTAA
- a CDS encoding GTP-binding protein, translated as MKKKIPVIVVSGFLGSGKTTFLRYLLKESNKKFGLIINEFGDVGIDGDLIKSCDRCDETEEECVIELNNGCLCCTVQDDFVPSIKALLEFNPTIESIIIETSGLALPIPLIQALNWPEIRSSIYLDVVVGIVNGESMLNGSPINDLNKITKQYNDTFKIDHNADIEELFEEQLEVSDIVLVSRSDILNDHQFDVVKNKIQGSLNSSTPVLKSKNGKIDLNYLFDFNFKKETYKEFLTEEHDHNHVELVSDSIKLNYFLEKNDFEKEMSKILDELNILRIKGRIWIPNKSLPLQIQIVGKKINTWFEEAPINCWKPIDNAGLELVIISFDEKSIKILEKKFKEKFKILNDPIIPI; from the coding sequence ATGAAAAAAAAAATACCAGTAATAGTTGTTTCCGGTTTTCTTGGTTCAGGTAAAACAACTTTTCTTAGATATTTGTTAAAGGAAAGTAATAAAAAATTCGGTTTAATAATCAATGAATTTGGTGATGTTGGAATTGACGGTGATTTAATTAAAAGTTGCGATAGATGTGATGAAACAGAAGAAGAATGCGTAATCGAATTAAATAATGGATGTTTATGTTGTACTGTTCAAGATGATTTTGTTCCATCAATAAAAGCTCTTCTAGAATTTAATCCTACTATTGAATCAATAATTATCGAAACAAGTGGCTTGGCACTTCCAATTCCCTTAATTCAAGCACTTAACTGGCCTGAAATTAGGTCTTCCATATACCTTGATGTAGTAGTTGGTATCGTTAATGGAGAGTCAATGCTTAATGGTTCACCAATTAATGATCTTAATAAAATAACAAAACAATATAATGATACGTTTAAAATTGATCATAACGCCGATATTGAAGAACTTTTTGAGGAACAACTTGAAGTCTCTGATATCGTTTTAGTCTCTAGATCAGATATCTTAAATGATCATCAGTTTGATGTTGTAAAAAATAAAATCCAAGGAAGTCTGAACTCATCTACACCTGTCCTTAAATCCAAGAATGGCAAAATTGATTTAAATTATCTATTTGACTTTAACTTTAAAAAGGAGACTTATAAAGAATTTTTAACGGAAGAACATGACCATAATCATGTTGAGCTTGTATCAGATTCAATTAAATTAAATTATTTCCTTGAAAAAAATGACTTTGAAAAAGAGATGTCAAAAATCTTGGATGAATTAAACATTCTTCGAATAAAAGGACGTATTTGGATACCAAACAAATCATTGCCTTTACAAATACAAATAGTTGGAAAAAAAATTAATACTTGGTTTGAAGAAGCTCCCATCAATTGTTGGAAACCAATTGATAATGCTGGTCTTGAATTAGTAATAATTTCCTTTGATGAAAAATCGATAAAAATTTTGGAAAAAAAATTTAAAGAGAAATTTAAGATTTTAAATGACCCAATAATACCAATTTGA